Part of the Colius striatus isolate bColStr4 chromosome 4, bColStr4.1.hap1, whole genome shotgun sequence genome, tagcCTTACTCTGTTCTTGAATTTGTATGCTTTTAGTGAGCTTTAACACATTTACAAGACTTATTGACTATAATTACAAGAGAATTCAAGTAATGGACACATCAATTATAAGCAACATGTCTTGACCAGACAGTTGCATAAAGAATTCTAAAGAGAGCTCCATTAGCATCCTCCCCCTTAGTTTTATTCAGTTTTATCTGCCGTAAGAGGGCATATTAAGGGCTTATACAGCTGTTCTGACCATGTGAACACAAGCGTCCCTCTGAAGACTTAACACTGCATTCAAAGTTGGATATTAGCTGAAGCAATAGAGATTACTACGTTATTGACAGGATGGAAGTAATGCTGAAAGTATTATGTGAGTTATTGGTGTACATAACACCGCAGttatagtaaaatattttaaaggtctGAAATACAGTGTCCGTCTTCCCCAAGAGTAATCTTAGACTTCGTTGTCCAGTCACGTCCTTGccttttcataaaaaaaaaacccttacgAAACTATTTTAGGATTATGTCAGGAATTAACAttcttttatgtttcttttttcttaccttttttgttctcttccttGTAACCATTCACTAAGTTTCAAATACTGCATGAATTTAAACTATAGCTTCCATAATAAGCCATTATTTAAAAGTACAGTAAAATAAACCTTacagttttaatgaaaatatgttCATTGAAATGTGAATTTATTATTCAAATCCACTCATAAATTCAACCATGGAGACACCACTTGTCTAAGCAGAGCGCAGTGATTTAGAAAAGCTgtctatttaaaataaagaatgtaTGGCAGGTTTATAGAAACATCGCAGTGAATTTTTACATAAATTTAGAACTGCAGCTTATGCATTTTTctacaaaaatgtttttaaattttccacttaaaattaaacatgaaaGTGAATTGAAAGTGTGATCAGCACAGAAACTAAACCAGATGCTAGATCCCTGAGCATCACATCAGCATTACACACTACTTTCCAAACAGACTGACCAATTCCAaccttttgctgtttcttactAATATTTATTTAGGAATTATATAATTCCAAACATCCATCCTGAAGCAGTATGTAACACTGAAACTGTAActgaattgaaagaaaataagcaatttGGGTATTAAAGAACTGCAAGAAAGAGAAAGTTAGAAAGAATAGCTAATTGTTCTCTTGAACCATCACTGCTTCATCATAAAAATTTAAGAACCAATTAATGGTTACAATtcagagaaaagggaaggaaatctCCCtataggaaacaaaaagaagggTGACTGTACTTAAAATGTTATCCCACATTATGGCCTTTGATCACTGTGTTTTCATACCCCTTTAGGTAATTTTTGCATTGCACTGGGGAGCTCATCAGGCAATATGAATGTCAGTTCATAAGAAATTAATGCTAAAGAGATTAACAAGCAGTGAAAGACCAATGGTATAATTCACTCTGTTTGAAAGAGACCACTTGCAAATATAGCGTTTCCATACCTGTATGGGTACGGATGTGAGCTAGGAAGGCCATGGAATTGCTACTTCTACACATCttcccacaatatttgcagatGTTGCCTTGgttctcttccctctccctgtttATTTGCTCAGTGTCTTCCACAATGTACTTATTCACTTCCCGCAACAGCTCTTCATGTTGCTCTTTGATGTGGAGAAACAAGTTCTGCTCGGAATCGAAGGGCTCAGTGCACTTTACACACTTAAAGGTAGCACCTCCTTCGGGCAGCTCCTCCACGCTCGCCTGCTCATTTCGCATGTGCCCGGCACTGGCCAAGTGCTGGTGGAGGTTGCTCTCTGTGTAAAATGATTTTCCACAGAGTaaacaatgaaaatgtttttcttttgaaggatGTTTCATGGCTATGTGAACATTTAGTCCGCTCAAACCATCTGCTAGAAAACCACAGTCATCGCAGCGAATACGAGTCGATTCCCCAAGGAAaactccttctttcttttttttcccaccactTGCTGAAGGCTCTCCTGTCACTGTGAGCTCACTAGCTTTCACTCCACCTGACATCTGTCCTTCAGCAGAATGGTCAGTGGCTTCCCCATCTTGATGGCTTTTTAACCTCACTATAGAAGAATCAAACTTGCCAAAATTCTGCATTGCCTTTCCTTTATCATCAGCACTGATAACTGTTCCTAAAGCCTCATTACTACTTTCTTGCATACCCTCAGCTGTTGAGCCATCTGCCTCCCAAACATTGTTATTTATAGTTACTTCTGCTTCACGTTGTGCTTCCATAagggcttcttcctcctccccagtaGGATCCTCTTTGAAACTTCTGTCACCCTCTAAACTATGTATATTTTGTAACGTTTCTCCAATGTTTCCAGCAAGATTTGATTGCTCTACTGCACTACTTGTTTCTGGAAGAGTTAGCATaagtgggttattttttttcagtgatatttttttgAGAATGTCTGTGTTTCTACACTCTACTTCAGAGTTTTCTCTATTTGCTTCCAAGTTTTCCTCGCTTTTTCCTGAATTCAAGTCTGTGCTGCctgatttattttgattttctgcAGTGCAATCATCATCTGAGTTGAGCAGCTCCTGACCATGACTATTTTTCTGCAACTCACAAGTACCTGTTTCTTTAACTGATACTTCGTTAACAACTTTATCTTTCTGAGAAGTTTGCTGGAGTCCTTCACAATAAAGGCCTTCTCCTTCATTTTTAGACTCCTTTTCAAGTTCACCTTCTGTTGCATTTTGGGAACTGCTACCTTTAGGCATTCCTGGAGATGCATTTTCATGTAAGACAGTAGAATCAGTTGAGCTTTTGCTCATATGATCACCTTCTTCTGCATCACTGACACATTTTATTTCACCTAAACCAGTTTCTGATTCTCCTGAACTGTGATGGTGCTCCTCTTGAGACAAAGTAGCATCTTCTTTAGTGATACTTGCTGTGTTTGCTTCTTCCCCAGAAGAGGAATAAACATAAGACTCTCTTCTAATTTTATGTTTCTCTGTTGCTGCATGCCTAATCATCTCTCTGCGAGTAACAGCATAGTAGTCACAAGCCATGCAGTAGTATTCAAATTGTTTTGTATGTTTTCGCTTCACATGCAGCtctaaagaagaagaagaatgaGCAATGAAGCTGCAGTGTAGGCACTTGTTGTCATTTGCACTCGTTGCTCTTCTCTGGGAGCATGGGTCACCATCTTCAGTAACTCTGGCTGGTTCCAGAGTTACAGGTTGGTTTACATTTAATGGATTGCTGGTACACTCCAAATCTGGCATCCTGCTGGCATTTACAGCTTTTAGCTCAGCATTACCCTGCTGCACCTCCTGATTGTCTAGGACAGAATTGTCCAAATCTGATGACTGGCTACCATCCTCACACAAGGTAGTCATGGGACTGTTAACCTTCTTGGTCATTGATTCAAAATTACCTCCTTCGGGGCTAACAATGATTtctgagttttgttttccaCATCCTTCTATTTCAACACgacttttgtgttttttagTTGCACAGTGGCGTTCCATATCTCCTTTGGTTACAGTGTAATAATTGCAAACCTTGCACAAATAGCTGTACTGATGACTGTGCTTTCGTCTGATGTGAACAGTCAAATTTGTAACACTGGAGGCCAAAAGACCACAATGGGTACATGTCCTTGAAACAGTGCCTTTGGTTTTCCCTCTTTTGAGTTCATTAGCCAAACCCAGCTCATTGTCACCAATCCTTTGATCAAGTGGAAAAAATTCCTTATTTCTCGATATATTTTCCACGGAAGAGGATGAAACATGTATAATTTCTTTATCTAACTCAGTATTCCCACTCCCAGAAATGGAAGGTTCCACCACTGTTTTAAAACCACCAACACCAACACAAACCTTTTCAATACATTCTTCAAAACGTAGTCCAATATTGTTTTTCCTGGCATTTTCAAGGTGCTTGCTTCTTTTGATATGCTTCTCCATTCCTTCCTTACTCAGTGAGTAGAGATTACATGCTTTGCAAAGGAAGTGATATTCCTGTGCGTGGCGTAGTTTTATGTGCCTTGTAAGAACTGTGGAAGATCTTGTCTTGTAAAAACACTTTTTACATTGAAATTGGGTTTTATTCAGAACGGAATGCTTTTGTTCATTTCTATGATTTGTGAAAGAAGAGTCTGAAGTTTTAGTTTTCATTGGTTCTTGCACATCCTTTGCAAGATTTTGGCAATTGTTTGATACTGAGTCAGCAGAAGTTACCACTTGCAAGGTCCAATCACTGTTATTCAATGGAGTAGCTTGCTGAGAGAATGAACCACCATGTTTCTCCTTCTTTTGATGATTTATCAGctcttcttccatttgaaaaaaaagaatgcaagcTGGACAACTATGAGACATATTATGTGCCTCACTCATATGGCTTCGAAGGCTGATGACATTCAAGCTGGTAAATGAACAGAGCTGACAATTAAAGCTACAACCACCCATCTGGTGTTTACTGTCCTGACAGTGTTGCTTCATGTCTTCCCTTACTCCAGAGGAATAACTACATGTCTGACAATGAAATTGGATCCTTTTTGTATGAAGCTGTGCAACATGAATTtctaaactttttctgttctgaaaaacaTGACCACAGTCGATGCAAGTATGAAGAAAACTATGATCATCCATAAGTTTAGCATCAGAATCTTTAGTATCTGTAGTGCTGGATGAAAGCATATTTGGCTTATCACCAGTAAGATCTTGAGTTTCTGAAGTAGTACTACAATTGcttttaacttctgtttctaaTTCTGTATGTGACATAGGACTTGAATCATCAGGTTTAGGCTGTGTGCTGGAGATAAGCTTCATGCGTACTCTCTGAGTTTCAGACTCGCCTCTTTTACTATTACTCATCAAACTGTATCTTCTTTTTACCTGCCTTTTTAATCTAGAAGACCTACTCTGGCCAAAAGAAGATCTtaacaaaataacttttcttttatGTTCCAGTCTATTAAATCTCCTTTTCATGTTTAAAGTGCTAACTAGCTTTTTGGTAATTGGAAGGAGTTCCGTTTTCTGCGGAGTATTTTCTGAGGGTCCTGGTATCTCTACTTTTTCAGTACAGACTTCATAACTTCCTTCCGCACCAGAAGAAAGCAATGTTTCTCCTGTCATAGCATCTGTTTTTTCAGTGGGAACATACAAAG contains:
- the ZNF407 gene encoding zinc finger protein 407 isoform X2, translated to MLRMDGEKNKKRDDVDESLQTELTEESWRNTSGENNGCESSSQQKSGLMSNEVFEDLERKENGTNKRALSGLPNLDIVEADKPEDISRKRKRSSSEDMKDSERKLHKVVAGEAGSKVAGAVNKERVASCLSDDILDSKFLCLHCDFKCADSAILKIHTESKHSQEVPTGVPNKVSSSEEISVNYAVGNIDKGLKGKMHDPCLPSCSDTEKRERENFFKQSKEQTYPHCSHTAECSSLLHTDTKEYHEKSKILYCDLCGIQSPKKDLLSSHFLGKTHLRHQNLASRKGFVQILKKKSFKKQQSTATKEKNVRAKPGTIKLRARTADAKEFSVCTSLKDSKVSLSKQVDGTDDEMIQSLYVPTEKTDAMTGETLLSSGAEGSYEVCTEKVEIPGPSENTPQKTELLPITKKLVSTLNMKRRFNRLEHKRKVILLRSSFGQSRSSRLKRQVKRRYSLMSNSKRGESETQRVRMKLISSTQPKPDDSSPMSHTELETEVKSNCSTTSETQDLTGDKPNMLSSSTTDTKDSDAKLMDDHSFLHTCIDCGHVFQNRKSLEIHVAQLHTKRIQFHCQTCSYSSGVREDMKQHCQDSKHQMGGCSFNCQLCSFTSLNVISLRSHMSEAHNMSHSCPACILFFQMEEELINHQKKEKHGGSFSQQATPLNNSDWTLQVVTSADSVSNNCQNLAKDVQEPMKTKTSDSSFTNHRNEQKHSVLNKTQFQCKKCFYKTRSSTVLTRHIKLRHAQEYHFLCKACNLYSLSKEGMEKHIKRSKHLENARKNNIGLRFEECIEKVCVGVGGFKTVVEPSISGSGNTELDKEIIHVSSSSVENISRNKEFFPLDQRIGDNELGLANELKRGKTKGTVSRTCTHCGLLASSVTNLTVHIRRKHSHQYSYLCKVCNYYTVTKGDMERHCATKKHKSRVEIEGCGKQNSEIIVSPEGGNFESMTKKVNSPMTTLCEDGSQSSDLDNSVLDNQEVQQGNAELKAVNASRMPDLECTSNPLNVNQPVTLEPARVTEDGDPCSQRRATSANDNKCLHCSFIAHSSSSLELHVKRKHTKQFEYYCMACDYYAVTRREMIRHAATEKHKIRRESYVYSSSGEEANTASITKEDATLSQEEHHHSSGESETGLGEIKCVSDAEEGDHMSKSSTDSTVLHENASPGMPKGSSSQNATEGELEKESKNEGEGLYCEGLQQTSQKDKVVNEVSVKETGTCELQKNSHGQELLNSDDDCTAENQNKSGSTDLNSGKSEENLEANRENSEVECRNTDILKKISLKKNNPLMLTLPETSSAVEQSNLAGNIGETLQNIHSLEGDRSFKEDPTGEEEEALMEAQREAEVTINNNVWEADGSTAEGMQESSNEALGTVISADDKGKAMQNFGKFDSSIVRLKSHQDGEATDHSAEGQMSGGVKASELTVTGEPSASGGKKKKEGVFLGESTRIRCDDCGFLADGLSGLNVHIAMKHPSKEKHFHCLLCGKSFYTESNLHQHLASAGHMRNEQASVEELPEGGATFKCVKCTEPFDSEQNLFLHIKEQHEELLREVNKYIVEDTEQINREREENQGNICKYCGKMCRSSNSMAFLAHIRTHTGSKPFKCKICHFATAQLGDARNHVKRHLGMREYKCHVCGVAFVMKKHLNTHLLGKHGVGTPKERKFTCHLCDRSFTEKWALNNHMKLHTGEKPFKCTWPTCHYSFLTASAMKDHFRTHTGEKSFLCDLCGFAGGTRHALTKHRRQHTGEKPFKCDECNFASTTQSHLTRHKRVHTGEKPYRCPWCDYRSNCAENIRKHILHTGKHEGVKMYNCPKCDYGTNIPVEFRNHLKELHPDIENPDLAYLHAGPCVISR
- the ZNF407 gene encoding zinc finger protein 407 isoform X1 → MLRMDGEKNKKRDDVDESLQTELTEESWRNTSGENNGCESSSQQKSGLMSNEVFEDLERKENGTNKRALSGLPNLDIVEADKPEDISRKRKRSSSEDMKDSERKLHKVVAGEAGSKVAGAVNKERVASCLSDDILDSKFLCLHCDFKCADSAILKIHTESKHSQEVPTGVPNKVSSSEEISVNYAVGNIDKGLKGKMHDPCLPSCSDTEKRERENFFKQSKEQTYPHCSHTAECSSLLHTDTKEYHEKSKILYCDLCGIQSPKKDLLSSHFLGKTHLRHQNLASRKGFVQILKKKSFKKQQSTATKEKNVRAKPGTIKLRARTADAKEFSVCTSLKDSKVSLSKQVDGTDDEMIQSLYVPTEKTDAMTGETLLSSGAEGSYEVCTEKVEIPGPSENTPQKTELLPITKKLVSTLNMKRRFNRLEHKRKVILLRSSFGQSRSSRLKRQVKRRYSLMSNSKRGESETQRVRMKLISSTQPKPDDSSPMSHTELETEVKSNCSTTSETQDLTGDKPNMLSSSTTDTKDSDAKLMDDHSFLHTCIDCGHVFQNRKSLEIHVAQLHTKRIQFHCQTCSYSSGVREDMKQHCQDSKHQMGGCSFNCQLCSFTSLNVISLRSHMSEAHNMSHSCPACILFFQMEEELINHQKKEKHGGSFSQQATPLNNSDWTLQVVTSADSVSNNCQNLAKDVQEPMKTKTSDSSFTNHRNEQKHSVLNKTQFQCKKCFYKTRSSTVLTRHIKLRHAQEYHFLCKACNLYSLSKEGMEKHIKRSKHLENARKNNIGLRFEECIEKVCVGVGGFKTVVEPSISGSGNTELDKEIIHVSSSSVENISRNKEFFPLDQRIGDNELGLANELKRGKTKGTVSRTCTHCGLLASSVTNLTVHIRRKHSHQYSYLCKVCNYYTVTKGDMERHCATKKHKSRVEIEGCGKQNSEIIVSPEGGNFESMTKKVNSPMTTLCEDGSQSSDLDNSVLDNQEVQQGNAELKAVNASRMPDLECTSNPLNVNQPVTLEPARVTEDGDPCSQRRATSANDNKCLHCSFIAHSSSSLELHVKRKHTKQFEYYCMACDYYAVTRREMIRHAATEKHKIRRESYVYSSSGEEANTASITKEDATLSQEEHHHSSGESETGLGEIKCVSDAEEGDHMSKSSTDSTVLHENASPGMPKGSSSQNATEGELEKESKNEGEGLYCEGLQQTSQKDKVVNEVSVKETGTCELQKNSHGQELLNSDDDCTAENQNKSGSTDLNSGKSEENLEANRENSEVECRNTDILKKISLKKNNPLMLTLPETSSAVEQSNLAGNIGETLQNIHSLEGDRSFKEDPTGEEEEALMEAQREAEVTINNNVWEADGSTAEGMQESSNEALGTVISADDKGKAMQNFGKFDSSIVRLKSHQDGEATDHSAEGQMSGGVKASELTVTGEPSASGGKKKKEGVFLGESTRIRCDDCGFLADGLSGLNVHIAMKHPSKEKHFHCLLCGKSFYTESNLHQHLASAGHMRNEQASVEELPEGGATFKCVKCTEPFDSEQNLFLHIKEQHEELLREVNKYIVEDTEQINREREENQGNICKYCGKMCRSSNSMAFLAHIRTHTGSKPFKCKICHFATAQLGDARNHVKRHLGMREYKCHVCGVAFVMKKHLNTHLLGKHGVGTPKERKFTCHLCDRSFTEKWALNNHMKLHTGEKPFKCTWPTCHYSFLTASAMKDHFRTHTGEKSFLCDLCGFAGGTRHALTKHRRQHTGEKPFKCDECNFASTTQSHLTRHKRVHTGEKPYRCPWCDYRSNCAENIRKHILHTGKHEGVKMYNCPKCDYGTNIPVEFRNHLKELHPDIENPDLAYLHAGIVSKSYECRLKGQGATFVETTSPFTAAAVGEVSPVKEKVFRGSRRQPQSPEEVQQVIIIQGYDGDFAIDASVEETAAATLQTLAMAGQMARVVHITEDGQVITTNQNGSHVSSMVPGQILTEQLADGATQVVVVEGTGADMEEAVQIDAVPDSSSTVLQQIMRQEVLDASETTVHPPDSSSALDALLCAVTELGEVENKSGLLDRNRSSHKDFLQMPNPETHSVPSDAEGQEIQMFHEVQETQEDTEPVEVVTQVVHPSAIIASQERAQVAFKKMVQGVLQFAVCDTAAADQLMKEGVTQVIVNEEGTVHMVAGEGSQIIMQEAGSHALSVQSEHVDLVESNGEISQIIVSEELAQAMVQGSDGDFSEGATHYIVTELPPDMQEEPGVYSHTVIETEGSQEILQAGTTLKAEPVSPGRAGEQLTSMVIYTEGGSQVIQGQRDNKV